TCGGCAAAAGTAGCAATCAGTCACAAATGCAATGAAATCATAAAGGTGGCTAACAATGTGCCATTGATAGGGTCTCATTCCGAGGTGAATGATTCCTATGTTGTCTCCCTTTCCAATGACAAAGACGAGGCATGGGTTTGTTCCCAAAAGCTGAAACAACCTAATTGTTTCTTCTGTTACAAACCACGCGCATTTTCAGATAAAAACAGCTCTACCATGCATTGTGCACAAGAGGAGCTAATTTTTGAAGACAATGAATTTACTACCTtcatatgtaaaatgcatgagGAGTTTGCCCCTAAACTAACTAGGGATTCTAAGATGCATGGTTCTCCCAATTCCAATAACAAACCGATTGGATTAGAAATGTTTAATGAGCTATGCCCAGTGGAATTGAACTTTGTTTTTTCTCCTATGAACTTTGGGGATGCCGAGATGAAAGGATACAAGCTGCTGAAGAGACAGTTCTCAAAATGGCAAGAAGGTTTTGAGCCATATCAAGATTTTTGTTCTCAGTCCAAGCTCCAAAAGCATGCTTCTTGATTATTGGGTACTGTCTCAATGTTTTTCATTTGCCTTTGTGTTGCGCTAACCTTAGTGCCTGTTAGTGCTTCACTGCTGCTCCCATAGCCTGATTTTGTTGCGATGAGAAAGAAATTTATGCTTGTGAGCAGATTCTGTCTTGGGAGGAGTAAAGGTATTAAAGTAATATAGCTACCATATGAGAAGTTTTAGTGACATATTCTATCATTTGTTGTTATCAGTTCAATGAATTTAATTTgaattattcttctttcttttggcaGTTATTGATGCAGAAACTCAATCCTAGGTATCAATTATAGCCTCTTTCAAAATCAGCTTGTTCTTTAAGGCATTAGATTTTCTACTTTTTGAAGTGCATGATTTTGTCTGGGATTTGGTAACCTACTCTTTTTTCAGGTCTATACCATATCTTGAAATCTGACTGTTGGATATGACTCAAACTTTTAGGGTTTGTTTTCTGTCCTGGAAGCTTACTTGACCTGATTTCTGGCTTCATTATACTTGCTTTGTAtaagttgtcacggcgccaaggcgaaccaagcatttaggcgagaaggcgcctgccttaaggcgaacaagtgttaatttttatttttcctatttttttaccattgtttagtaagctatatataccttgtatcataaaaaatcaagattaagcaacatcaagtcattagaaatcaacatttagccatattaaatcataaaaaaattaatattaagtcatattaagttataaaaaatcaacatttagagaaatgctcttgttctataataattttgactggtcaaatgattttatttttacatgagactttttgtattagttataacataaaaccagctttccaacaagtctaagattatttaaatctgagttgtaaggACAAAGTTATTCTCCGGTCAAACTTAACTTTAAATGcttgaatgctgttaaaatcgcctgaatgaaaataattttatggatattaagttataaaaaatcaacatttagagaaatgctcttgttctataataaatttgactagtcaaatgattttatttttacatgagactttttgtattagttataacataaaaccagttttccaacaagtctaagattacttaaatcggagttgtaatgacaaaattatgcTCTGGTCAAACTTAACTTTAAGTGcgtgaatgttgttaaaatcgcttgaatgaaaataattttatgaatatcaaaacaaaagattattttaccgaatttttggtttttagcaatgttttaacatgatagaatttataaaattttcataattgagaaaaatcccagcatttaaaagttgaaaatcgcccctatagacaaaatctagtttttgttcttggactgcggggttgactttttatccttttggaatttgatttttaaactatttttattggattcaaatagggggtatttgcttatttatgaataatatcttaagcaTAGTTATCACaacgtcaaatcgatccaaggcggtgaaggggtggctaatcgattttagcgatgaatcgcccgttatggcgttgccatggcggtcaaatcgcccatgtgtcattttttattttttctattttctaaagttttttagtatgctatttttttatttcccctattttctaaagttatttagcatgctacaagcctacaatatataccctataacatataaaaccaacattaagcaacataaaatcataaaaaaccaacatagccctatcaaaatcaccttgcattttacaaaaaaatcgaccgcctagtgaatcaggagTGACCTGGCGTCTATGGCGGTGCCATAGCGACGCCTATCAgtcaatggcgaccgccatttatGAGTCATGTAAATCGTAGCACTACCATGAACTTTTTTTTCCGCCaagacgccaaatcgccgccttggtgACGCCTAGGCGactccatgacaactatgatcttaagtaaatgaaatcatttacttaaatgatatttggcataaataagtgtcaaaacacaagggacatgcagtgcaacaaggcgactattgcctaggccccaggcaaaccgcttGGACGTTAGTCGTTGCCTAGTTGACAACTATGATGATGAAAGGAAGACAGTGGCTTGAGCACTATGACTTAAGTAATGAGGATAATAACCCAATAACCCATCTGGAAAATGCCAATCTTTATTATCACTTTTAACAACAAAAGTTACCAATTGGCTACCGTTTCTCGTATATGCTTACAGTTCTTGACTTTCATTCAGTATGAGGCTTTTTAGCCTTGTTCACAATCATGTCTTCTGAAAAACCCACCTTGTATCCACTGTGCAGGTGCCGGAAGCACACCACTTCATTATGCTGTATGTGGTGGAAATAAGCAATGTTGCCAAGTATGTAGACATAATGTTGTAACTGTATTCTATATGGGATGATTTATATTTGTTGCAATCTCATCCTGAATGAGCCTTTTCTTTATGTGTATTTTGTGATTCAGGTTTTGATAGCCAGAGGGGTGCCAGCCTAACTGCTGAAAATGCAAATGGGTATCTCCTTAACTTACAATCTGTATTTTTGGCTTTCTATGTAACACAAGATGTTTTcttagtttcaactttcaatcaACCATATATTCAGTTTCTTCTGTTCTTATAAGTCGGCACACATAAGAAGGCATAGGAAGGAAAGTTTGAATTTTTCAACAGTCCTTGGGTTTTCATGGCCTATTTATCTGTATCAGAGATTACACGGTGCATTTGTTAGATTATTTCAAATTGGATTGCCAGGATATCAATTTAAGTAACTTAAAATGATTTAGAACATTATAGCACTAAACGGCTACACTACCATAACGCTTGGAGATGAAAATAGTCTTGCTTTTAGATTTGTTCAAACATTATAAGGGATATTTGTTAATTTAGATTTAGATTGTCTTTTTTCCACTTTCCAAATGTCCTGCAGTGGTGATTAAAATTTAAATCCAGAACATCTAGGTTAACCATTAGATTAAATATCTTGCCACCTAACTTTTTGTCTGATAGTTGCAGAAAGGATGGTTTGTATTCATATTGAAAACGAAAAACATATCTATAATTCTTTTTGTCAATCATTATATTCAGACATTAAACAACATGATGAAAATTATGCAATTGGAGAAACAGAACGCAATCTTTACACCACGAAATATTTGTTTCTTGTAGTAGCATACAAGAGGCATTTAGTTTTCCTCTACTAGGTCAGTAAGGCATTAAAACCAATGAGGAAAAATGAGACAATTAAAAGTAAGGCACGACTGGATGAAGAAATGAAAGTTGTCTCAAGAGTTGGACCTGAGAACTACTAGGCCCCCGATTTTGAGAACTGAACATGATTTTTCAACAAAGAACTAGGCAAAATTTATTTGACCATGAAATCATGCCATcaattaagaagaaaattagAGAATATTCCTAAAGAAACTAGGCATTCATTGTTTTCCTGCTTCAGTGGGTGGATTTTGGTAtggttttatgtttttttagggggaaaaaaaaaaagaaaagagattccTATCCGTGTCATGTAAAAAAGAGTATATACAGAACATAATTCTAATTTATAAGTGCAAAACTAATTATGGAAGAAACCATTTGGAGTCTGAAGCAAATGGCtgattatttctttttattatctATCGACATTAATTACAAGGTTTTTATCGAAATTTTAGAGGCTTGCGAGCATTTTCCCTCTTGTTTGTCAGTGACACTAGGTCATTTTTGACATGGTTTaagattccaaaaaaaaaaaaaaaaNNNNNNNNNNNNNNNNNNNNGAGTGAAGAGGACTGTTAGAATAATACATCTGAAGAATAAACAAGAGAGATCATTACTGGGTTTCTACTCGTAGATGTGAAGATTTGGAATGAATCTGACTCTCCAAATTACTGAAACAGGTTTCTCAAAATCCCTACCCCTTCAAAGCTGCAAACCAATTTGTGTGAGGTTTCCATTCAGTACTTGAGGTTTACAAGCAGCGACATGAATGATTTGAAACTTCTTAAGTTGGACTATCACTGGAGTTGGTCATACCCGAAGCTTGCAATATTTTCTGAGAATTCAAGTTATGCAGTCTGTCTTTCAAGTCTTATGATCAAATGTTAAATTTGGATGTTATATATACAGCTCATGCTCATTGATCCATGCAAACAAGTAATCAATATGTTTATCGATCCATCTCAATATATTAGGAAATTTTCATACAGTGCTTCAGATATTTATAACCATCTGATCACTTACCACCTTGTGGATCATCAAAACCATTATGAGGGTTCAGAATCAACGTTTCACTATATCATTATCTAAAAACTTAACAATTTCTTCCTTGTACAATCCAAGATATAAGTTCAGCATCTAGTCAGCCTATGTATCAATGACCAAGTATGCTGGATCCTCATTGCTAAAACCACAGAAATAAATAATGTAATGATCAAAGATGCTAGTTCAGCCATTGGCAGTTTGGACTAACAAATGAAGATTTTAGATCAACGACCAGCTTGACACATGaatttggagaaattaaaatGTAAGCAAGTCCTGGAGCAGTCAGAAAAGAAATCTTCCGAATCTTTGAACCGCTATTCTCACATTTGCAAACCATTCTACTAAGCACTAATGTTTAGCAGAATGGATCTACATGCATGAAATTAAGTCATCCAAGACATCAGTTTCCTAGGAACATCTGGGTTGTTTCCCGGAGATGTTCTCAAACTAGCCCCTAGCTTCTGACCCAAATAACACTACTTTGAGTGGATGTTGGAGCAAACTTCAATGTTAAGTGTaaagttcattttatttttcctttgcgTTGAGGGGTGTTTCCTTATACATTGAACGATTGCAAGTTGGTAGAATGTGACGAGGTCTCTGTATATCAGATTATAGCCAATCTTACTTGTGTATGGCTTCTCGAATTTACTTTCTTATGATTTAATGTAATTGAATCTTTCTTATCAAATCCGACAGAAGTTGCATAACACAATATTTATAACAAGTGGCCCATCAAATCAACCTGAGTTTGTCTTCTGTGTATTGTATTTCAAAACCTTGGTCTACATTTTGCTGCTTTGTTTTGTGTGTGTCATTTTGGTCATCTCATGCCATGCATTATCATCAAGCATGATCAATTCATCACTTAAAACATATTCGTTTTCATGTTGCAGGTTGTGGCCATGAGTTCTGCACTCATTGTGCCTTGTATCTCTGTTCCACCAACAGCActtcgactgccacaaatgggCCTCCAGTCTCCATTGCATGCCCTCTCTGCTGGGATGGCATAGTTTCTTTTGTCAAGCTTCCAGGAAATGGCCCAAGAATCAAAGTAGTAGCTAGGACGAGCATATCTTTGACCTTCTGTGCCTGCTCGGCTGAAGAACCAGAGCCCACTTCAATCTCAGCCCCCTTCTGCAAGTTAGACTACCATTGTACCTGTATTTCACCAATTGGATCCTCCTCCTTCGGGAACCTCAGCTGGCAGAATTTCCCATCAGTAAAGCTCAACTCAAGCCTTTGCATGGGAGCACCTGACACTAGTCCTTCCCTAGATCCTTGTGACTCCAGACGGAGCCTGCGGAACCACTTGTGTAAGTGTTCAAGATCAAGCTTACGAAGATCCGCTTCACACAATGAGAGTAGAAGGTCTTGGTTATCTGTACTCAATATGTAAACATTGGTGGTGGgtgttaatattttttattttttattttttgctggAATGTTTGTTAAATTTTTTCTCTGCTGGAatgttcttttattattttaagatCAAAATGAGTTGATAATGTAAATACATCAACATCTACTTCCATGTAATACAAACTGAAAATTCTCACTGAGCTTTTAACTGCCCACGTTCTTTGAACTCTTGGAATTCATACCGAATTGGTCGTATCTTATGATTCCTCTTACCTTCACATACGGCATGATAAACAGTGATGGAAGCATAAATTAAACACAAACAGACTCAAATAGCAAGCATTTAAATGGGAACCcagaaacaacaacaacaaagcttagtcttatcccaactaaatggggtcggctacatagatccgcaagtatatgaaaaaaaaaaaaactctttggTGCATCCCACTCACGACCCGTCTGCAACTCGAATCCTAGCCCTCTAGGCAGCTTTGTTAAAtgtcatacttgggtgaagacttatcttttgcatgtctctactAATTCATCAATGGTCAATTTTGGCTTGCCCATAGCCCTTGTAGCTCCATTCATCAGCGTCTGGTCACTCCTTCGTACTGGGCCAACTCCTAAATCCGATCTAACTTGGTCATTTTTTATCCTATCTCTCagggttttgccgcacatctatctcaatatcctcatctcagccacactcaatttatctatgttacgcttcttcataacccaacattctgcaccatacatcatagctaatCTTGTGGtggtcctgtagaattttcctttaagctttaaaggaatacgtcgatcaaataacactccagacgcccctttccatttcatccatcctactttaattctgtgggaaacatcatcatcaatctcacatTCTTTGTTTAACGTAGAGCCCAGATATCTGAAGTAGTCACTCTGtgggatctctctcccctcaattttcacttcttCGCTATCAATCCTCGATCTACTAAAGTTACACCTCATATATTccatcttcgttctacttatcttgagACCTCTCGATTCCAAAATATGTCGCCATTGTTCCAACTTATTATTAATCTCTGTCACTGTTTCACCGATCAGAataatatcatctgcaaaaagcatacaccacgagacctctccttgaatattcttggttaaatcatccatgacaagTGTAAATAGATAGGGGTTCAAtgcggatccttgatgtaacctgATATTAATTGAGAACTTAGCACCTTCACCTCTCATAGATCTCATACTAGTCACTATATCTCTATAAATGTCTTTAATAATATCCACGTATTTACTTGacacttctttcttctctaaaacctgCCAGATTAAATTCTGGCAACCAGGTCATAGGCCTTTTCCAGGTCAATGATGATCATATGAAGATCCTTCTTGTAGGTTCTGGctttttccataagcctcctaagTAGGTAGATCGCTTCAATAGTGGATCTTCCAGGCATGAAACCGAATTGGTTCTCAGAGATATAAGTTTCTCTTCTTAATTGAGCTTCTATTACCTTCTCtcatagtttcatagtatgactcataagttttatatctctatagttgttgcatatctcctttatttttgtaaattgaaacGATagtgcttctcctccattcatcagGCATATTTTTCgtgttcataatcttgttaaacaacttggttaatCAAGCGATTCCATGTGGtcccaaactcttccacacttcaattgagACCTCATCCGGACTTGGTGTCTTtcctactttcatcttccttaaGGCATCTTTGACCTCGATCACTCTTATGTTGCGTACATACCTATGGTACTAAATAATTCAACTTAATGAGCTTGATTCAAGCTCTTGAGGATAGGGGCAATGTGAAATGGTAGGTTTTACAGGGTGAAGATGAGATTCATGAACTGCAACTGAGTAGAGAGCGACCATGAAATTCATCTTGGATCAACAAATCTTGCGAggtcaaggaaaaaaaatcttgcaactAGATAGAATGAAGGAGCACAAGGAATGGTAGTCTaaaaaaagtagaagaagataGAAGCTCAACAAAGATAGTAACTAACTTACGGATGCTGCTTGTATTATCAATCTGAGAAAATATGTTTCACTATATACCAATTATATGATAACAGGAAAAACTATTGAAGTCATCACACGAGAGCTTCTCTATGGGATAAAACAAGCACAAGCTAGATGGTTGAGAGTAAAGGAGGTTTGGAGCTACTCTTAAGGAGTTACAAAAATCACTTTCAAATAACACCAACTCGTGGCCTTGGAGCGCCATCTCCTTTTCTTTGGAtgtctataattttttatttataccaCATTGTTTATGAACAAATTGGTGCTACTTCTTCGTCACATAGCCTTAGACAAACAATTTCACAGTAACAACTCAAATCCTGACATTCATATTTTAAGTTACCTTATTTAACAattgaaatttcctttttcccttaaaaaaatataaaaaaaaagcaaccaCCAAAAAGGTTTAAGAAGAGGTGGAGGAAAGTTGAAGTTGAAAGACCCTCTCCCTACTTGCCATGTCTCTTTCATACTGATGCAAGTCTTTTGACTTTCATCAAAGCTTGAACAGTTGAAATTTCATGACATGATGTGCAGGCATTCACATCTCTAGTCGTGGCATTCATGATTCAAAGTTACGTTTCCTTAAATAATGATAAACTCGTGTTAGTTTCTAAAGTTTTCATTCAATATTGGCagtaaaccttttttttttttttttcgtaaaggTGCATCGTGCCAAATATTTAAGTGACGTCATAAATGTcatttatctttatttatgggtcctattaagggtgtcaatcaagTCGATTTTCGGTATTTGAGTTAAGGTTATATCGGTACTGATACTAAAGGTGCCAATCCCAGTAGTACCCCGTTTAATTAATGAGATCAAACCTAGATCCTAATCCTATTTACTACCGGGATGGGATGATACCGGTTCTTAAATGGTTCTAAGCAATATAGAAAACGAAAAAGAACTTTAATGGTTCCTAATGAgatgttttttttattaggttTGTGGATTTTTCATTATCATGAGATCTAAGGTGTCCCTTACTATATAAAGcaaattaaaatacaaatcATGGTTTTACTTTTTCAAACTCTCTATGATCATATGTAAgcttctcaaaaataaaaacaaaaaaataatgacagCCATAAAGACAATCTTTGTGCTATCATAAACAAATTTATGCTAACAGAATAAAAGTCCATCAACTAAAACCTTTATTGTAGAAACTAGAAAATACCACCCAAATACATCAAATTATAACCATAAAACTTAAACATAAGAAAATGAATTCTATATCCTTTGAAATGGTACTAATGGTTCCGGTTCCATCCGATACCTAACTGGTATTTTGGTACTGGTACGTTTGGGAGCCGCGTCCCATTTACTATTCGATACCAAAATCAGATCCTAGTACTGCCTCCTCTATTAATGGGACAGTCTGATATCGGGTTTTAGCAGGACA
This genomic stretch from Macadamia integrifolia cultivar HAES 741 chromosome 2, SCU_Mint_v3, whole genome shotgun sequence harbors:
- the LOC122089179 gene encoding uncharacterized protein LOC122089179 isoform X1; this translates as MTTQVLSVVSLPTSIHEIALRRLWTGLPVDLLQLAVSNQSELLEVLGELKKVSGTLLDVPNLSRLPPFLFRKPLNHNNKSMCKVHPGDDVLGPSLPLPVLLTLNEIGKDKNCSDLEEEASGYSAKVAISHKCNEIIKVANNVPLIGSHSEVNDSYVVSLSNDKDEAWVCSQKLKQPNCFFCYKPRAFSDKNSSTMHCAQEELIFEDNEFTTFICKMHEEFAPKLTRDSKMHGSPNSNNKPIGLEMFNELCPVELNFVFSPMNFGDAEMKGYKLLKRQFSKWQEGFEPYQDFCSQSKLQKHAS